Proteins encoded in a region of the Pseudopipra pipra isolate bDixPip1 chromosome 18, bDixPip1.hap1, whole genome shotgun sequence genome:
- the RIMBP2 gene encoding RIMS-binding protein 2 isoform X5 yields the protein MREAAERRQQLELEHEQALAVLNAKQQEIELLQKAQVEAKKEHEGAVQLLEAKVRELEEKCRTQSEQFNLLSRELEKFRQQAGKIDLLSSNTLAPSDISGSPGKSLSQLMNGIATSIGKVHESPSGSRCVISEFIRPLQISGDKPEQLSVKPTFLSKSRSGTPRCRFDSDMDNDQNSNTSKQRYSGKVHLCIARYSYNPFDGPNENPEAELPLTAGKYLYVYGDMDEDGFYEGELLDGQRGLVPSNFVDFVQDNETRLSSTLSSEQDQNFINHSGPALEGDLLEISPPSHIDSGVISNGAGTLDVNIDEIGEDIVPYPRKITLIKQLAKSVIVGWEPPVVPPGWGTISSYNVLVDKEIRMNVALGSRTKALIEKLNISACTYRISIQSITNKGNSDELQCTLLVGKDVIVAPSNLKVDNITQISAELSWLPTNSNYSHVIFLNEEEFDIVKAASYKYHFFNLKPNMAYKVKVMAKPHQMPWQLPLEQREKKEAFVEFSTLPAGPPAPPQDVAVRAGSTPGTIQVSWKPPTLTATGTSHGANVTGYGVYARGQRVAEVIFPTAENTLVELLRLRSLEAREVTVRTLSAQGESVDSSVAAIPPDLLVPPTPHPRTAPKSKPLASAGAPETKEEHLGPHLKRDESWEQTRSASPVHGHTLEPPSFHSHGRRSPSPNRILPQPQGTPIPNTVAKAMAREAAQRVAESNRMERRSVFSDRSSAQYANSDEEEDGYDSPNVKRRGASVDDFLKGSELGKQPHYCHGEEYHTESSRGSDLSDIMEEDEEELYSEMQLEDGGRRRVSGSSHNALKECDKTTEATFLEQPDFSQQIHHSKKLFSIPEVAEEDGEYSELLYKQGLGMPYKKNPKIARDSRAPRPYNQEQQHNFWYPAKHRISGGEDFGADDKGCKYSRSLSRSPDSGLDCGSEEEESRFSFRYPCDAVSAHVAPRCCAEPAHCSCRKSTRPSLARRKTLTRQSSIEEDFGDLGPSFVEPRSEQAKPSYERKYEVQKCNRTDNFSNEDVQGGWKTDFKLADSRAAGPLAKPSHRDAEDSLLLGNPASAGRPERVEHAGRRSSHGSAVPQRSRPMLVPSIEITMDSNSEGARSRSGSEGNISPVKEEAYYGSTGHKQWPPRRPMAPHYGHDGYGGHDHLSPDLYEESETDPGTEDISTRIFVALFDYDPLTMSPNPDAAEEELPFKEGQIIKVYGDKDADGFYRGETCARIGLIPCNMVSEIQADDEEMMDQLLKQGFLPLNTPIEKIAERSRRSGRQQPVTTRRMVALYDYDPRESSPNVDVEAELTFCTGDIITVFGEIDEDGFYYGELNGQKGLVPSNFLEEVPDDVEVFLSDAPSRYVHDTPTRSKAKRKKSVHFTP from the exons GCTCAGGTTGAAGCTAAGAAGGAACATGAGGGAGCAGTTCAGTTGCTAGAG GCCAAGGTccgggagctggaggagaaatGCCGGACGCAGAGCGAGCAATTTAACCTCCTGtccagagagctggagaagtttcggcagcaggcagggaagatTGATCTCCTGAGCAGCAACACGTTGGCACCCTCGGATATCTCTGGTTCTCCTGGTAAATCTCTATCCCAGTTAATGAATGGAATAGCCACTTCTATAGGCAAAG TTCATGAAAGCCCTTCTGGAAGTCGCTGTGTGATCTCGGAGTTCATACGACCCCTTCAAATATCTGGAGACAAACCAGAACAACTGTCTGTCAAACCTACATTCCTGTCCAAGTCAAGATCTGGTACCCCAAGATGCAGATTTGATTCAGAC ATGGATAATGATCAGAATTCCAATACCTCAAAGCAGAGATATTCTGGGAAAGTCCATCTTTGCATTGCCCGTTATAG TTACAACCCTTTCGATGGACCAAACGAAAATCCAGAGGCAGAGCTCCCTCTTACGGCAGGAAAGTACCTTTACGTGTACGGAGACATGGATGAAGATGGCTTCTatgaag GAGAACTTCTGGATGGACAAAGAGGACTAGTCCCTTCAAACTTTGTGGATTTTGTTCAAGACAACGAGACCCGGTTATCAAGCACATTAAGCAGCGAACAAGATCAGAATTTTATCAACCACTCGGGTCCTGCTTTGGAAGGAGATCTCTTGGAGATAAGTCCCCCCAGTCACATAGACTCCGGCGTCATCAGCAACGGCGCAGGGACTCTGGATGTGAACATTGATGAAATTGGAGAAGACATTGTGCCTTATCCTAGAAAAATCACCCTTATCAAACAACTAGCCAAAAGTGTCATTGTGGGCTGGGAGCCACCAGTGGTGCCGCCCGGCTGGGGAACCATCAGCAGCTACAACGTCCTGGTGGACAAGGAAATCCGGATGAACGTCGCCTTGGGGAGCAGAACGAAAGCTCTCATAGAAAAGCTCAACATTTCTGCCTGCACATACAGAATATCCATCCAGAGCATCACCAACAAGGGCAACTCCGACGAGCTGCAGTGCACTCTGCTGGTGGGGAAGGATGTCATAGTCGCCCCCTCCAACCTGAAAGTGGACAATATAACCCAGATTTCTGCTGAGCTGTCCTGGCTCCCTACAAACAGTAATTACAGTCACGTCATCTTCCTTAATGAAGAAGAGTTTGACATTGTCAAGGCTGCTAGCTACAAgtaccatttttttaatttgaagccCAATATGGCCTACAAGGTGAAGGTCATGGCAAAGCCCCATCAGATGCCCTGGCAGCTTCCCTTGGAACAAcgagaaaaaaaggaagcctTTGTGGAATTTTCTACATTGCCAGCAG GTCCTCCAGCTCCACCTCAAGATGTTGCTGTCCGGGCTGGGTCCACCCCAGGGACCATCCAGGTGTCCTGGAAGCCCCCGACCCTGACGGCCACGGGGACCTCCCACGGCGCCAACGTCACAGGTTACGGGGTTTATGCGAGAGGGCAACGG GTGGCAGAGGTGATCTTCCCAACAGCAGAGAACACACTGGTGGAGCTGCTGAGACTGAGGAGTTTGGAAGCGAGGGAAGTCACTGTTCGAACGCTCTCTGCACAAGGGGAATCAGTGGACTCTTCTGTTGCTGCCATTCCACCCGACCTCCTGGTGCCTCCAACCCCTCACCCCAGAACTGCTCCCAAATCTAAGCCATTAGCAAGTGCCGGAGCCCCAGAAACCAAAGAAGAACATTTAGGTCCCCATTTGAAAAGGGATGAGTCGTGGGAGCAGACTCGTTCGGCGTCCCCCGTTCACGGACACACACTTGAGCCCCCCAGCTTCCACAGCCACGGGAGGAGGTCTCCATCCCCCAACAGgatcctccctcagccccaAGGCACACCCATCCCAAACACCGTCGCGAAAGCCAtggccagagaagctgcacAAAGGGTTGCAGAGAGCAACAGG ATGGAGAGGAGGAGTGTGTTCAGCGACAGGAGCAGTGCCCAGTATGCCAACTCtgatgaggaggaggatggcTATGATTCTCCCAATGTCAAAAGAAGGGGAGCTTCAGTGGATGATTTCCTAAAAGGGTCAGAACTTGGAAAGCAA CCTCACTATTGCCACGGGGAGGAGTATCacacagagagcagcagaggctCGGACCTGTCTGACATcatggaggaagatgaggaagagctTTACTCGGAAATGCAGCTGGAGGATGGAGGGAGGCGGCGAGTCAGTGGGAGCTCCCACAACGCCCTCAAG GAGTGCGATAAGACCACTGAAGCCACTTTTTTGGAACAGCCTGACTTTTCACAGCAGATACACCACAGTAAAAAGCTTTTCAGTATTCCAGAAGTAGCCGAAGAGGATGGGGAATACTCTGAACTGCTGTACAAGCAGGGTTTAGGCATGCCCTAtaaaaagaaccccaaaatAGCTAGAGACTCTAGAGCACCTAGGCCCTACAatcaagagcagcagcacaactTCTGGTACCCGGCCAAGCACAGGATTTCAGGCGGGGAGGATTTTGGCGCGGACGACAAAGGATGCAAGTACAGCCGGTCCCTCTCGAGGAGCCCGGACAGTGGCCTGGACTGTGGCAGCGAAGAGGAGGAGTCCCGTTTCAGTTTCAGATACCCCTGTGATGCAGTTTCTGCCCACGTGGCCCCTCGCTGCTGTGCAGAGCCCGctcactgctcctgcaggaagAGCACGAGGCCGTCGCTGGCGCGCAGGAAAACCTTGACCAGGCAAAGCAGCATCGAGGAAGATTTCGGGGACCTGGGGCCTTCCTTTGTAGAGCCCAGGAGCGAACAGGCCAAGCCCAGTTACGAGAGGAAGTATGAAGTTCAGAAGTGTAATAGAACAGATAATTTCTCTAATGAAGATGTTCAGGGAGGCTGGAAGACCGACTTTAAGCTGGCTGACTCTAGGGCAGCTGGGCCACTTGCAAAGCCATCCCACAGAGATGCAGAAGACTCTCTG ctTTTAGGTAATCCAGCGTCTGCAGGACGGCCTGAAAGGGTGGAACATGCAGGACGAAGGTCCTCTCATGGCAGTGCAGTGCCACAAAGGTCTCGGCCAATGTTGGTCCCTTCCATTG AAATTACAATGGACAGTAACAGTGAAGGCGCTCGGTCTCGGTCAGGTAGTGAGGGAAATATTTCACCTGTAAAAGAAGAAGCTTATTATGGCAGCACTGGACACAAGCAGTGGCCCCCGCGGCGTCCCATGGCCCCTCACTATGGACACG ATGGCTACGGTGGTCATGACCATCTTTCTCCAGACCTTTATGAAGAATCCGAAACAGATCCTGGCACAGAAGATATTTCCACTCGAATATTTGTTGCACTCTTTGACTACGATCCGCTGACCATGTCCCCAAATCCTGACGCCGCAGAGGAGGAGCTGCCCTTTAAAGAAGGACAGATCATAAAG GTTTATGGGGACAAAGATGCTGATGGATTTTATCGTGGAGAAACCTGTGCAAGAATTGGCCTTATCCCGTGTAACATGGTCTCTGAGATCCAAGCAGATGATGAAGAGATGATGGATCAGCTTCTTAAACaaggttttcttcctttgaacACACCAATTGAGAAAATTG cagagagaagcagaaggagTGGCAGACAACAGCCAGTGACTACAAGAAGGATGGTGGCACTGTATGATTATGATCCAAGAGAAAGTTCTCCTAACGTGGATGTAGAG GCCGAGCTGACATTCTGCACTGGGGACATTATCACTGTCTTTGGTGAGATTGATGAAGATGGATTTTACTAT GGTGAACTTAACGGACAAAAGGGGCTGGTTCCTTCCAACTTTCTTGAAGAAGTGCCTGATGATGTTGAAGTCTTTCTATCCGATGCACCCTCGCGCTACGTTCACGACACACCGACGCGGTCAAAAGCAAAAAGG AAGAAGAGTGTTCATTTCACACCTTAA
- the RIMBP2 gene encoding RIMS-binding protein 2 isoform X11 encodes MREAAERRQQLELEHEQALAVLNAKQQEIELLQKAQVEAKKEHEGAVQLLEAKVRELEEKCRTQSEQFNLLSRELEKFRQQAGKIDLLSSNTLAPSDISGSPGKSLSQLMNGIATSIGKVHESPSGSRCVISEFIRPLQISGDKPEQLSVKPTFLSKSRSGTPRCRFDSDMDNDQNSNTSKQRYSGKVHLCIARYSYNPFDGPNENPEAELPLTAGKYLYVYGDMDEDGFYEGELLDGQRGLVPSNFVDFVQDNETRLSSTLSSEQDQNFINHSGPALEGDLLEISPPSHIDSGVISNGAGTLDVNIDEIGEDIVPYPRKITLIKQLAKSVIVGWEPPVVPPGWGTISSYNVLVDKEIRMNVALGSRTKALIEKLNISACTYRISIQSITNKGNSDELQCTLLVGKDVIVAPSNLKVDNITQISAELSWLPTNSNYSHVIFLNEEEFDIVKAASYKYHFFNLKPNMAYKVKVMAKPHQMPWQLPLEQREKKEAFVEFSTLPAGPPAPPQDVAVRAGSTPGTIQVSWKPPTLTATGTSHGANVTGYGVYARGQRVAEVIFPTAENTLVELLRLRSLEAREVTVRTLSAQGESVDSSVAAIPPDLLVPPTPHPRTAPKSKPLASAGAPETKEEHLGPHLKRDESWEQTRSASPVHGHTLEPPSFHSHGRRSPSPNRILPQPQGTPIPNTVAKAMAREAAQRVAESNRMERRSVFSDRSSAQYANSDEEEDGYDSPNVKRRGASVDDFLKGSELGKQPHYCHGEEYHTESSRGSDLSDIMEEDEEELYSEMQLEDGGRRRVSGSSHNALKLLGNPASAGRPERVEHAGRRSSHGSAVPQRSRPMLVPSIDGYGGHDHLSPDLYEESETDPGTEDISTRIFVALFDYDPLTMSPNPDAAEEELPFKEGQIIKVYGDKDADGFYRGETCARIGLIPCNMVSEIQADDEEMMDQLLKQGFLPLNTPIEKIERSRRSGRQQPVTTRRMVALYDYDPRESSPNVDVEAELTFCTGDIITVFGEIDEDGFYYGELNGQKGLVPSNFLEEVPDDVEVFLSDAPSRYVHDTPTRSKAKRKKSVHFTP; translated from the exons GCTCAGGTTGAAGCTAAGAAGGAACATGAGGGAGCAGTTCAGTTGCTAGAG GCCAAGGTccgggagctggaggagaaatGCCGGACGCAGAGCGAGCAATTTAACCTCCTGtccagagagctggagaagtttcggcagcaggcagggaagatTGATCTCCTGAGCAGCAACACGTTGGCACCCTCGGATATCTCTGGTTCTCCTGGTAAATCTCTATCCCAGTTAATGAATGGAATAGCCACTTCTATAGGCAAAG TTCATGAAAGCCCTTCTGGAAGTCGCTGTGTGATCTCGGAGTTCATACGACCCCTTCAAATATCTGGAGACAAACCAGAACAACTGTCTGTCAAACCTACATTCCTGTCCAAGTCAAGATCTGGTACCCCAAGATGCAGATTTGATTCAGAC ATGGATAATGATCAGAATTCCAATACCTCAAAGCAGAGATATTCTGGGAAAGTCCATCTTTGCATTGCCCGTTATAG TTACAACCCTTTCGATGGACCAAACGAAAATCCAGAGGCAGAGCTCCCTCTTACGGCAGGAAAGTACCTTTACGTGTACGGAGACATGGATGAAGATGGCTTCTatgaag GAGAACTTCTGGATGGACAAAGAGGACTAGTCCCTTCAAACTTTGTGGATTTTGTTCAAGACAACGAGACCCGGTTATCAAGCACATTAAGCAGCGAACAAGATCAGAATTTTATCAACCACTCGGGTCCTGCTTTGGAAGGAGATCTCTTGGAGATAAGTCCCCCCAGTCACATAGACTCCGGCGTCATCAGCAACGGCGCAGGGACTCTGGATGTGAACATTGATGAAATTGGAGAAGACATTGTGCCTTATCCTAGAAAAATCACCCTTATCAAACAACTAGCCAAAAGTGTCATTGTGGGCTGGGAGCCACCAGTGGTGCCGCCCGGCTGGGGAACCATCAGCAGCTACAACGTCCTGGTGGACAAGGAAATCCGGATGAACGTCGCCTTGGGGAGCAGAACGAAAGCTCTCATAGAAAAGCTCAACATTTCTGCCTGCACATACAGAATATCCATCCAGAGCATCACCAACAAGGGCAACTCCGACGAGCTGCAGTGCACTCTGCTGGTGGGGAAGGATGTCATAGTCGCCCCCTCCAACCTGAAAGTGGACAATATAACCCAGATTTCTGCTGAGCTGTCCTGGCTCCCTACAAACAGTAATTACAGTCACGTCATCTTCCTTAATGAAGAAGAGTTTGACATTGTCAAGGCTGCTAGCTACAAgtaccatttttttaatttgaagccCAATATGGCCTACAAGGTGAAGGTCATGGCAAAGCCCCATCAGATGCCCTGGCAGCTTCCCTTGGAACAAcgagaaaaaaaggaagcctTTGTGGAATTTTCTACATTGCCAGCAG GTCCTCCAGCTCCACCTCAAGATGTTGCTGTCCGGGCTGGGTCCACCCCAGGGACCATCCAGGTGTCCTGGAAGCCCCCGACCCTGACGGCCACGGGGACCTCCCACGGCGCCAACGTCACAGGTTACGGGGTTTATGCGAGAGGGCAACGG GTGGCAGAGGTGATCTTCCCAACAGCAGAGAACACACTGGTGGAGCTGCTGAGACTGAGGAGTTTGGAAGCGAGGGAAGTCACTGTTCGAACGCTCTCTGCACAAGGGGAATCAGTGGACTCTTCTGTTGCTGCCATTCCACCCGACCTCCTGGTGCCTCCAACCCCTCACCCCAGAACTGCTCCCAAATCTAAGCCATTAGCAAGTGCCGGAGCCCCAGAAACCAAAGAAGAACATTTAGGTCCCCATTTGAAAAGGGATGAGTCGTGGGAGCAGACTCGTTCGGCGTCCCCCGTTCACGGACACACACTTGAGCCCCCCAGCTTCCACAGCCACGGGAGGAGGTCTCCATCCCCCAACAGgatcctccctcagccccaAGGCACACCCATCCCAAACACCGTCGCGAAAGCCAtggccagagaagctgcacAAAGGGTTGCAGAGAGCAACAGG ATGGAGAGGAGGAGTGTGTTCAGCGACAGGAGCAGTGCCCAGTATGCCAACTCtgatgaggaggaggatggcTATGATTCTCCCAATGTCAAAAGAAGGGGAGCTTCAGTGGATGATTTCCTAAAAGGGTCAGAACTTGGAAAGCAA CCTCACTATTGCCACGGGGAGGAGTATCacacagagagcagcagaggctCGGACCTGTCTGACATcatggaggaagatgaggaagagctTTACTCGGAAATGCAGCTGGAGGATGGAGGGAGGCGGCGAGTCAGTGGGAGCTCCCACAACGCCCTCAAG ctTTTAGGTAATCCAGCGTCTGCAGGACGGCCTGAAAGGGTGGAACATGCAGGACGAAGGTCCTCTCATGGCAGTGCAGTGCCACAAAGGTCTCGGCCAATGTTGGTCCCTTCCATTG ATGGCTACGGTGGTCATGACCATCTTTCTCCAGACCTTTATGAAGAATCCGAAACAGATCCTGGCACAGAAGATATTTCCACTCGAATATTTGTTGCACTCTTTGACTACGATCCGCTGACCATGTCCCCAAATCCTGACGCCGCAGAGGAGGAGCTGCCCTTTAAAGAAGGACAGATCATAAAG GTTTATGGGGACAAAGATGCTGATGGATTTTATCGTGGAGAAACCTGTGCAAGAATTGGCCTTATCCCGTGTAACATGGTCTCTGAGATCCAAGCAGATGATGAAGAGATGATGGATCAGCTTCTTAAACaaggttttcttcctttgaacACACCAATTGAGAAAATTG agagaagcagaaggagTGGCAGACAACAGCCAGTGACTACAAGAAGGATGGTGGCACTGTATGATTATGATCCAAGAGAAAGTTCTCCTAACGTGGATGTAGAG GCCGAGCTGACATTCTGCACTGGGGACATTATCACTGTCTTTGGTGAGATTGATGAAGATGGATTTTACTAT GGTGAACTTAACGGACAAAAGGGGCTGGTTCCTTCCAACTTTCTTGAAGAAGTGCCTGATGATGTTGAAGTCTTTCTATCCGATGCACCCTCGCGCTACGTTCACGACACACCGACGCGGTCAAAAGCAAAAAGG AAGAAGAGTGTTCATTTCACACCTTAA